One Leptospira wolbachii serovar Codice str. CDC genomic region harbors:
- a CDS encoding methylenetetrahydrofolate reductase has product MIYRAVGKYNVRELTKFIENAPSEQYLSVFVGAASRQQKVNLTIRDAYDLKTKINNNLQLGGVVIPERHTNNSPEHLRVFDKIASGCKFFVSQGVYNLDASKNFLSDYYYYGKEHKIELAPIIFTLTPCGSLKTLQFMHWLGISIPKWLENDLRNSDDILSKSIELSKNIWLDLKNFADAKNIPIGRNIESVSIRKEEIDASIELLKLTE; this is encoded by the coding sequence GTGATTTATAGAGCCGTTGGTAAATACAATGTTCGTGAACTTACTAAATTTATTGAAAATGCCCCTTCGGAGCAATACCTCTCTGTTTTTGTTGGCGCAGCTTCTAGACAACAAAAGGTAAATCTGACCATTCGAGATGCTTACGATTTAAAAACTAAAATAAATAATAATCTCCAACTTGGCGGTGTAGTAATTCCTGAACGTCACACAAATAACTCTCCCGAACACTTAAGAGTCTTCGATAAGATCGCATCCGGATGCAAATTCTTCGTTTCCCAAGGGGTATACAATTTAGATGCATCGAAAAACTTTCTTTCCGATTATTATTACTATGGCAAAGAGCATAAGATTGAACTGGCTCCGATAATTTTTACCCTGACTCCGTGCGGCTCTTTAAAAACGCTACAATTCATGCATTGGCTCGGAATAAGCATTCCCAAGTGGCTTGAAAATGATCTGAGAAATTCAGATGATATCCTTTCTAAATCTATTGAATTGTCGAAAAATATTTGGCTGGATTTGAAAAACTTCGCTGATGCCAAAAATATTCCGATTGGAAGAAATATAGAAAGTGTTTCCATCAGAAAAGAGGAAATAGATGCTTCTATTGAGTTGCTGAAATTAACTGAATAG
- a CDS encoding SRPBCC family protein translates to MEKNSFVYVTYILSTPEKVWSALVDPEITKLYWLDPLAKNPAHVNVSDWKPGSVWKHEKVDETRTVDITGKVLESSPPHRLVLTWARPNEMEEESKHARVTFTIEPYANGLVRLVVTHEDLDPQMFAGISSGWPSVLSNLKTYLESGFPLAHHLPVT, encoded by the coding sequence ATGGAAAAAAATAGTTTCGTCTACGTCACGTATATACTCAGTACGCCAGAGAAAGTCTGGAGTGCGTTAGTTGATCCGGAGATCACCAAACTCTATTGGTTAGATCCATTAGCGAAGAACCCAGCCCACGTCAACGTTTCAGATTGGAAACCAGGTTCTGTTTGGAAACATGAAAAGGTAGATGAGACAAGAACGGTGGATATCACCGGTAAGGTTCTTGAAAGTTCACCTCCCCATCGTTTGGTGCTTACCTGGGCTCGTCCTAATGAGATGGAAGAAGAATCAAAACATGCTCGTGTCACATTTACGATTGAACCTTATGCGAATGGACTCGTTCGTTTGGTGGTGACACACGAAGATCTAGATCCCCAAATGTTTGCGGGAATCTCTTCAGGTTGGCCAAGTGTTCTCTCTAATCTCAAAACATACCTGGAATCGGGTTTTCCTCTTGCCCACCACCTACCGGTCACTTAA
- a CDS encoding GFA family protein, translating to MNLSYSGGCACGAIRYNISDEPIFMNDCQCKDCQRMSGTGHGSYLTFPSRAAVILEGEATHFDMIGDSGNTKTSSFCPKCGSPVYMTFAAMPTLFTVHAASLDDPSRYKPQVATYTLRGFPWDHLDPALPKFEKMPKT from the coding sequence ATGAATCTATCTTATTCTGGCGGATGCGCTTGCGGTGCCATTCGTTACAACATTTCTGATGAACCAATCTTTATGAATGATTGCCAATGCAAAGACTGCCAACGAATGAGTGGAACAGGACATGGATCTTATCTAACCTTTCCCTCTCGCGCTGCGGTAATACTCGAAGGAGAGGCAACACATTTTGATATGATTGGGGACAGTGGCAATACAAAGACAAGTAGTTTTTGCCCCAAATGTGGATCTCCCGTCTATATGACGTTCGCTGCCATGCCAACCCTGTTCACAGTGCACGCAGCAAGTCTTGATGATCCCAGTCGTTACAAACCACAAGTGGCAACATACACTCTGCGTGGATTCCCTTGGGACCATCTGGATCCTGCCCTTCCGAAATTTGAGAAGATGCCGAAAACTTAA
- a CDS encoding ArsR/SmtB family transcription factor: MSKEIEGADRVFKALADTSRRKVLDLLYAENGQTLTALCEQLDMQRQSATQHIEILISANLVSVVWKGREKLHFINPVPIHEVYERWVRKFEKNRLGFLYDLKVQLEGENDGKK, translated from the coding sequence ATGTCGAAAGAAATCGAAGGAGCAGACAGAGTATTCAAGGCGCTTGCGGATACGAGTCGCAGGAAAGTGCTCGATCTTCTCTATGCTGAGAATGGCCAAACTCTCACTGCTCTCTGTGAACAACTCGATATGCAAAGGCAATCGGCGACACAACACATAGAAATCCTCATAAGTGCCAATCTGGTATCGGTTGTTTGGAAAGGGAGAGAGAAACTCCACTTTATCAATCCAGTACCGATTCATGAAGTCTATGAACGTTGGGTTCGAAAATTTGAAAAAAATCGCTTAGGGTTTTTATACGACCTGAAAGTGCAACTTGAAGGAGAAAATGATGGAAAAAAATAG
- a CDS encoding SDR family NAD(P)-dependent oxidoreductase has protein sequence MNTRIALVTGANQGIGFQVAKELAGKGMKVLLGSRDKKRGETAAKEIGNGTVAIQLDVTDRQSIADASASIQKQFGRLDVLVNNAGISNTRMQKLGLSMHEYMASTRASLTSIDEMRVVWDTNVFGVLAVYQAMLPLLRESKDARIVNVSSTLGSLSLNSDPNSGYSSFYNPVYAASKTALNGITLSMMLELKDTTIKVNLVSPGFTKSALTNFEGFESLEDGAREVVRVAALGPEGATGTFTTWDNVPVPW, from the coding sequence CAAACCAAGGGATAGGGTTTCAAGTCGCTAAAGAATTGGCAGGTAAGGGAATGAAAGTCCTTCTCGGTTCACGCGACAAAAAAAGAGGGGAAACGGCGGCAAAAGAAATCGGGAATGGAACTGTCGCCATTCAATTGGATGTCACAGACCGGCAGTCGATCGCCGATGCGAGTGCGAGCATTCAGAAACAATTTGGTCGCCTTGATGTTTTGGTAAACAATGCAGGAATTTCCAATACCAGGATGCAAAAACTGGGTTTATCCATGCACGAGTACATGGCATCGACTCGGGCAAGTTTAACTTCGATTGATGAAATGCGAGTTGTTTGGGATACCAATGTGTTTGGAGTCCTTGCCGTATACCAGGCGATGTTGCCTCTGCTTCGGGAATCCAAAGATGCTCGTATCGTCAATGTATCTAGTACATTAGGTTCCCTCAGTTTAAATTCTGACCCTAACTCAGGTTATAGTTCCTTTTACAATCCTGTTTATGCGGCATCAAAAACAGCACTCAATGGAATCACTCTTTCGATGATGTTGGAATTGAAAGATACAACAATTAAGGTGAATTTGGTATCTCCTGGATTTACCAAATCGGCCCTAACCAATTTTGAAGGGTTTGAAAGTCTTGAGGATGGAGCACGGGAAGTGGTGAGGGTAGCCGCACTTGGACCAGAGGGAGCAACCGGTACCTTTACGACTTGGGATAATGTTCCTGTTCCTTGGTAG
- the ligA gene encoding NAD-dependent DNA ligase LigA, producing MPKKENPAKRIAELRKEIQKHNDLYYKDNTPKISDKEFDLLVKELQSLEKSNPDLVIDSSPSLQVGSDLSPQFSKFKHKVPVLSLENTYNETELSEWLEKTGIEEFYSLEWKIDGASILLYYENGKLTHCVTRGSGGIGDVVTENVKTIESIPQTLSEPLSLSVRGEIFMTFADFEEFNEEYGGKFANPRNLAAGSIKQKDPNDVAKRPLRIYVYDVYFSSSRKGINKHKDIIALLKKEKFPLAPDSEIIKGKNLVKEIESFRKKKDKMPFPVDGLVIKLDDLNLRENLGETSQSPRWARAFKFDALLKETTIEEIDFAIGRTGKITPRAKVTPISLAGTTVTYATLHNQDYIDQLGAGIGAKVLISKRGEIIPAVEKVTVPPKTVFVLPKECPSCKTKLTKLDDSVDFFCTNRNCPERKLNQLIFFCSKKQMNIEGLGEKQIQVFFEKGWVKDISDLYTLGKYKTEILKLDGFAEKSVKIIFDAIEKSKEKDFRFTLPSIGLSEVGPKVTEILIEHGFDSWEKLLTLAKSKTAEEELTSIHGIGPRTIEALLTHLKDKETLKLVKTLIKLGLKFQADETEKSDIQPFVGQSWCVTGSFENFQPRDIAMDLITKHGGKKVSGVSSKTTHLLYGPGAGSKLEKATELGVTLVSEPEFLNLLEKEGIPLP from the coding sequence TTGCCTAAGAAAGAAAATCCTGCCAAACGAATCGCAGAACTTCGCAAAGAGATTCAAAAACACAACGATCTTTACTATAAAGACAATACACCTAAAATTTCAGATAAAGAGTTTGATCTTTTAGTCAAGGAATTACAATCCCTTGAAAAGTCTAACCCTGATTTGGTGATAGATTCCTCACCAAGTTTACAAGTGGGATCGGATCTCTCTCCCCAATTTAGCAAATTCAAACACAAAGTTCCTGTTTTATCTCTAGAAAATACATATAATGAAACTGAACTCTCTGAATGGTTAGAAAAAACAGGCATTGAAGAATTTTATTCCTTAGAATGGAAAATTGATGGCGCCTCCATATTGTTATACTATGAGAATGGAAAACTCACCCACTGTGTGACCCGGGGTTCCGGTGGCATTGGCGACGTTGTCACTGAAAATGTCAAAACTATAGAATCCATTCCACAAACATTATCCGAACCTTTGAGTCTCTCCGTTCGCGGGGAAATTTTTATGACCTTCGCTGACTTTGAAGAATTTAACGAAGAATATGGTGGAAAGTTTGCCAATCCCAGAAACTTAGCCGCAGGTTCTATCAAACAAAAAGATCCGAATGATGTCGCCAAACGTCCGTTAAGAATCTATGTTTATGATGTGTATTTTTCCTCATCGCGCAAAGGAATCAACAAACACAAAGACATCATAGCCTTATTAAAAAAAGAAAAATTCCCCCTCGCTCCTGACTCAGAGATCATCAAAGGAAAAAACCTCGTAAAAGAAATTGAATCCTTCCGAAAGAAAAAAGATAAAATGCCTTTTCCTGTGGATGGACTCGTCATCAAACTCGATGACCTCAACCTTCGCGAAAACCTGGGCGAAACAAGTCAATCACCCCGTTGGGCTCGGGCCTTCAAATTTGATGCATTACTCAAAGAAACCACCATTGAAGAAATTGATTTTGCCATTGGACGAACAGGAAAAATCACACCACGTGCCAAAGTCACACCAATTTCTCTTGCAGGAACCACCGTTACTTACGCCACCTTACACAACCAAGACTATATCGATCAACTAGGTGCAGGAATTGGAGCAAAAGTTCTCATCTCCAAACGTGGGGAAATCATTCCCGCTGTGGAAAAAGTAACCGTTCCTCCTAAAACTGTTTTTGTATTACCAAAGGAATGTCCTTCTTGCAAAACAAAACTAACAAAATTAGACGACTCTGTTGATTTTTTCTGCACCAATCGCAACTGTCCCGAACGAAAGTTAAACCAACTCATTTTCTTTTGTTCCAAAAAACAAATGAATATCGAGGGTCTCGGCGAAAAACAAATCCAAGTTTTTTTTGAAAAGGGCTGGGTCAAAGACATATCCGATCTATATACATTAGGAAAATACAAGACCGAAATACTCAAGTTAGATGGCTTCGCAGAAAAATCTGTAAAAATTATTTTTGATGCCATAGAAAAATCCAAAGAAAAAGATTTCCGTTTTACCTTACCTTCTATTGGCCTAAGTGAAGTGGGTCCGAAGGTCACAGAAATCCTCATTGAACACGGATTTGATTCTTGGGAAAAACTACTCACCCTAGCCAAATCCAAAACTGCCGAAGAAGAGCTCACATCCATCCACGGAATTGGCCCCCGAACCATCGAAGCCCTACTCACTCACCTAAAGGATAAAGAAACACTTAAACTTGTAAAAACTCTAATCAAACTGGGACTAAAATTCCAAGCCGACGAAACCGAAAAAAGCGACATACAGCCGTTTGTCGGCCAAAGTTGGTGTGTGACGGGTAGTTTCGAAAATTTCCAACCACGAGATATTGCAATGGACCTTATCACCAAACACGGCGGCAAAAAAGTTTCCGGTGTCTCTTCGAAAACCACCCATCTTCTTTACGGCCCCGGTGCCGGCTCCAAATTAGAAAAGGCCACCGAACTCGGTGTTACTTTAGTTTCCGAACCAGAATTTTTAAACCTCTTGGAAAAAGAAGGAATCCCTTTGCCCTAA